From the genome of Anopheles merus strain MAF chromosome X, AmerM5.1, whole genome shotgun sequence, one region includes:
- the LOC121591846 gene encoding chondroitin sulfate synthase 1 isoform X1 encodes MGVVSMTQRKKILYGIFGIIVGLCIGALLRNYRTLEIVSMCNSMNSMKQKSALEIIGLQPSELPTNSQNTLVFVGVMTAKDFLQGRARAVYETWGKRVPGKIAFFSSQDSVAPDLPLVALKGVDDRYPPQKKSFMMLHYMYVHFIDRFEWFARADDDVYIRTDRLEKFLRSIDSSKPQFIGQAGRGNSEDFGLLSLEFDENFCMGGPGVIMSRETLRRVAPHIPTCLKNLYSTHEDVEVGRCVQKFAGIPCTWNYEMQSILHHNSSGNRAFSGILKSKEVHSAITLHPVKKPAFMYRLHAYMLGLQAQELRQESLLLHRDIAQMTELLQIPRINKNLAPGVPIFPEDESSTDYLGDHNVLGALPDLNRHRPRNLDEVVEWDFIAKSLYSGMHPNPKRRIESSLKEGLTDVIREIMEHINNFSRQRGRVIEFRELLYGYMRVNSLYGQDLILDLLLVYKKYRGKKMTVPVRRHLYIQRSFTEIRVREIVDGVVPSQAVTSGPRVSPNTDTTRPFTNATGLDRISHRVKSLFNGFERLTDTLASSGQQRSAAGAGRHRDRIVLVIPLSGRSETFMRFLRNYEEVALRQDGSTDLLVSMYVEPVETPMIVALLDNLRARYPAARINYLQLYGNFSRGVALDRAIKSPHCDPNDILFLIDVDMVFTVESLDRIRFNVIRHRQIYLPIVFSEYDPRAPSTILAPGWTSATTERPKPATEPADRPRNFSVPYRITNENGYFRQFGYGLVGIYKADLMRPDLKGFSTDINGWGLEDVKFLENVIALNQRGNQRLQAIADGRWDPFEPAANGPASSTVPPPPSEELAIFRAPDPSLVHIFHPIHCDTSLDEAQYKMCLGTKANTIGSYDMLHDRFIHSQPLLMFARRQSQSRGGG; translated from the exons ATGGGAGTGGTCAGCATGACACAGCGGAAGAAGATCCTGTACGGTATATTCGGCATCATCGTCGGGCTCTGCATCGGCGCCCTGCTGCGCAACTATCGCACACTCGAGATCGTCAGCATGTGCAATTCCATGAACAGCATGAAGCAAAAAT CCGCCCTCGAAATCATCGGATTGCAGCCGTCCGAGCTGCCCACCAACTCCCAGAACACGCTCGTGTTCGTCGGCGTGATGACGGCGAAGGACTTCCTGCAGGGGCGGGCTCGGGCCGTGTACGAAACCTGGGGCAAGCGCGTCCCGGGCAAGATCGCGTTCTTCAGCTCGCAGGACTCGGTCGCACCGGACCTGCCGCTGGTCGCGCTCAAGGGCGTCGACGACCGATACCCGCCGCAGAAGAAGAGCTTCATGATGCTGCACTACATGTACGTGCACTTCATCGACCGGTTCGAGTGGTTTGCCCGGGCTGACGACGACGTGTACATCCGGACAGATAGGCTCGAGAAGTTTCTGCGCTCGATCGACAGCTCGAAGCCGCAGTTCATTGGGCAGGCGGGCCGCGGCAACAGCGAAGATTTCGGGCTGCTGTCGCTCGAGTTCGACGAGAACTTCTGCATGGGTGGGCCGGGCGTGATCATGAGCCGGGAAACGTTGCGGCGCGTCGCGCCCCACATACCCACCTGTCTGAAGAATCTCTACAGCACGCACGAGGACGTCGAGGTGGGCCGGTGCGTGCAGAAGTTTGCCGGCATCCCGTGCACCTGGAACTATGAG ATGCAGTCCATCCTGCACCACAACTCGAGCGGCAACCGGGCGTTCTCCGGCATCCTAAAGAGCAAGGAGGTGCACAGTGCCATCACACTCCACCCGGTAAAGAAGCCCGCCTTCATGTACCGGCTGCACGCGTACATGCTCGGGCTGCAAGCGCAGGAGCTGCGGCAGGAGTCGCTGCTGCTCCACCGGGACATTGCGCAGATGACGGAGCTGCTGCAAATACCGCGCATCAACAAAAACCTGGCGCCCGGTGTGCCGATCTTCCCAGAGGACGAGAGCAGCACGGACTACCTGGGCGACCACAACGTGCTCG GTGCACTGCCAGATCTGAATCGGCATCGGCCGCGCAACCTGGACGAGGTGGTCGAGTGGGACTTTATCGCGAAGAGTCTGTACTCGGGGATGCACCCGAACCCGAAGCGCCGCATCGAGTCGTCGCTAAAGGAGGGTCTGACGGATGTGATACGGGAG ATCATGGAGCACATCAACAACTTCTCCCGGCAGCGGGGCCGTGTGATCGAGTTCCGGGAGCTCCTGTACGGGTACATGCGCGTGAACAGCCTGTACGGACAGGACCTGATACTcgatctgctgctggtgtacaAAAAGTACCGGGGGAAGAAGATGACGGTACCGGTCCGGCGCCACCTGTACATCCAGCGCTCGTTCACGGAGATTCGCGTGCGGGAAATTGTCGACGGGGTGGTACCTAGTCAAGCGGTGACGTCCGGCCCACGGGTGTCGCCCAACACCGACACCACGCGACCCTTCACCAATGCAACCGGGCTGG ATCGCATCTCACATCGCGTCAAGTCGCTGTTCAACGGGTTCGAGCGGTTGACGGATACGCTGGCAAGCAGCGGCCAGCAGCGGTCGGCCGCTGGTGCCGGCCGACATCGCGACCGGATCGTACTGGTCATACCATTGTCCGGGCGGTCGGAAACGTTCATGCGCTTTCTGCGCAACTACGAGGAGGTCGCGTTGCGCCAGGACGGCTCAACCGATCTGCTAGTGTCGATGTATGTCGAGCCTGTCGAGACGCCGATGATTGTGGCGCTGCTGGACAACTTGCGGGCGCGCTATCCGGCCGCCCGCATCAACTACCTGCAGCTGTACGGGAACTTTTCACGCGGCGTCGCGCTCGACCGTGCGATCAAATCGCCCCACTGCGACCCGAACGACATCCTGTTCCTGATCGACGTGGACATGGTGTTCACGGTCGAGTCGCTCGACCGCATCCGATTCAACGTGATCCGCCACCGGCAGATCTACCTACCGATCGTGTTCAGCGAGTACGATCCGCGCGCGCCCAGCACTATCCTCGCGCCGGGCTGGACGTCAGCTACGACCGAGCGGCCGAAGCCGGCCACCGAGCCGGCCGACCGGCCGCGCAACTTCTCCGTCCCGTACCGGATCACGAACGAGAACGGGTACTTCCGCCAGTTCGGGTACGGGCTGGTCGGCATCTACAAGGCGGACCTGATGCGGCCCGACCTGAAGGGCTTCAGCACCGACATTAACGGCTGGGGCCTTGAGGACGTCAAGTTTCTCGAGAACGTGATCGCACTGAACCAGCGCGGCAATCAGCGGCTGCAAGCGATTGCCGACGGCCGATGGGATCCGTTCGAGCCGGCGGCGAACGGACCGGCATCGTCCACGGTGCCGCCGCCCCCGAGCGAGGAGCTCGCCATCTTCCGTGCGCCCGACCCGTCGCTGGTGCACATCTTCCACCCGATTCATTGTGATACGAGCCTGGATGAGGCCCAGTACAAGATGTGCCTCGGCACCAAGGCGAACACGATCGGCAGCTACGACATGCTGCACGACCGGTTCATCCACAGCCAGCCGCTGCTGATGTTTGCCCGCAGGCAGAGCCAAAGCCGGGGTGGCGGATAG
- the LOC121591846 gene encoding chondroitin sulfate synthase 1 isoform X2: MGVVSMTQRKKILYGIFGIIVGLCIGALLRNYRTLEIVSMCNSMNSMKQKSALEIIGLQPSELPTNSQNTLVFVGVMTAKDFLQGRARAVYETWGKRVPGKIAFFSSQDSVAPDLPLVALKGVDDRYPPQKKSFMMLHYMYVHFIDRFEWFARADDDVYIRTDRLEKFLRSIDSSKPQFIGQAGRGNSEDFGLLSLEFDENFCMGGPGVIMSRETLRRVAPHIPTCLKNLYSTHEDVEVGRCVQKFAGIPCTWNYEMQSILHHNSSGNRAFSGILKSKEVHSAITLHPVKKPAFMYRLHAYMLGLQAQELRQESLLLHRDIAQMTELLQIPRINKNLAPGVPIFPEDESSTDYLGDHNVLDLNRHRPRNLDEVVEWDFIAKSLYSGMHPNPKRRIESSLKEGLTDVIREIMEHINNFSRQRGRVIEFRELLYGYMRVNSLYGQDLILDLLLVYKKYRGKKMTVPVRRHLYIQRSFTEIRVREIVDGVVPSQAVTSGPRVSPNTDTTRPFTNATGLDRISHRVKSLFNGFERLTDTLASSGQQRSAAGAGRHRDRIVLVIPLSGRSETFMRFLRNYEEVALRQDGSTDLLVSMYVEPVETPMIVALLDNLRARYPAARINYLQLYGNFSRGVALDRAIKSPHCDPNDILFLIDVDMVFTVESLDRIRFNVIRHRQIYLPIVFSEYDPRAPSTILAPGWTSATTERPKPATEPADRPRNFSVPYRITNENGYFRQFGYGLVGIYKADLMRPDLKGFSTDINGWGLEDVKFLENVIALNQRGNQRLQAIADGRWDPFEPAANGPASSTVPPPPSEELAIFRAPDPSLVHIFHPIHCDTSLDEAQYKMCLGTKANTIGSYDMLHDRFIHSQPLLMFARRQSQSRGGG; this comes from the exons ATGGGAGTGGTCAGCATGACACAGCGGAAGAAGATCCTGTACGGTATATTCGGCATCATCGTCGGGCTCTGCATCGGCGCCCTGCTGCGCAACTATCGCACACTCGAGATCGTCAGCATGTGCAATTCCATGAACAGCATGAAGCAAAAAT CCGCCCTCGAAATCATCGGATTGCAGCCGTCCGAGCTGCCCACCAACTCCCAGAACACGCTCGTGTTCGTCGGCGTGATGACGGCGAAGGACTTCCTGCAGGGGCGGGCTCGGGCCGTGTACGAAACCTGGGGCAAGCGCGTCCCGGGCAAGATCGCGTTCTTCAGCTCGCAGGACTCGGTCGCACCGGACCTGCCGCTGGTCGCGCTCAAGGGCGTCGACGACCGATACCCGCCGCAGAAGAAGAGCTTCATGATGCTGCACTACATGTACGTGCACTTCATCGACCGGTTCGAGTGGTTTGCCCGGGCTGACGACGACGTGTACATCCGGACAGATAGGCTCGAGAAGTTTCTGCGCTCGATCGACAGCTCGAAGCCGCAGTTCATTGGGCAGGCGGGCCGCGGCAACAGCGAAGATTTCGGGCTGCTGTCGCTCGAGTTCGACGAGAACTTCTGCATGGGTGGGCCGGGCGTGATCATGAGCCGGGAAACGTTGCGGCGCGTCGCGCCCCACATACCCACCTGTCTGAAGAATCTCTACAGCACGCACGAGGACGTCGAGGTGGGCCGGTGCGTGCAGAAGTTTGCCGGCATCCCGTGCACCTGGAACTATGAG ATGCAGTCCATCCTGCACCACAACTCGAGCGGCAACCGGGCGTTCTCCGGCATCCTAAAGAGCAAGGAGGTGCACAGTGCCATCACACTCCACCCGGTAAAGAAGCCCGCCTTCATGTACCGGCTGCACGCGTACATGCTCGGGCTGCAAGCGCAGGAGCTGCGGCAGGAGTCGCTGCTGCTCCACCGGGACATTGCGCAGATGACGGAGCTGCTGCAAATACCGCGCATCAACAAAAACCTGGCGCCCGGTGTGCCGATCTTCCCAGAGGACGAGAGCAGCACGGACTACCTGGGCGACCACAACGTGCTCG ATCTGAATCGGCATCGGCCGCGCAACCTGGACGAGGTGGTCGAGTGGGACTTTATCGCGAAGAGTCTGTACTCGGGGATGCACCCGAACCCGAAGCGCCGCATCGAGTCGTCGCTAAAGGAGGGTCTGACGGATGTGATACGGGAG ATCATGGAGCACATCAACAACTTCTCCCGGCAGCGGGGCCGTGTGATCGAGTTCCGGGAGCTCCTGTACGGGTACATGCGCGTGAACAGCCTGTACGGACAGGACCTGATACTcgatctgctgctggtgtacaAAAAGTACCGGGGGAAGAAGATGACGGTACCGGTCCGGCGCCACCTGTACATCCAGCGCTCGTTCACGGAGATTCGCGTGCGGGAAATTGTCGACGGGGTGGTACCTAGTCAAGCGGTGACGTCCGGCCCACGGGTGTCGCCCAACACCGACACCACGCGACCCTTCACCAATGCAACCGGGCTGG ATCGCATCTCACATCGCGTCAAGTCGCTGTTCAACGGGTTCGAGCGGTTGACGGATACGCTGGCAAGCAGCGGCCAGCAGCGGTCGGCCGCTGGTGCCGGCCGACATCGCGACCGGATCGTACTGGTCATACCATTGTCCGGGCGGTCGGAAACGTTCATGCGCTTTCTGCGCAACTACGAGGAGGTCGCGTTGCGCCAGGACGGCTCAACCGATCTGCTAGTGTCGATGTATGTCGAGCCTGTCGAGACGCCGATGATTGTGGCGCTGCTGGACAACTTGCGGGCGCGCTATCCGGCCGCCCGCATCAACTACCTGCAGCTGTACGGGAACTTTTCACGCGGCGTCGCGCTCGACCGTGCGATCAAATCGCCCCACTGCGACCCGAACGACATCCTGTTCCTGATCGACGTGGACATGGTGTTCACGGTCGAGTCGCTCGACCGCATCCGATTCAACGTGATCCGCCACCGGCAGATCTACCTACCGATCGTGTTCAGCGAGTACGATCCGCGCGCGCCCAGCACTATCCTCGCGCCGGGCTGGACGTCAGCTACGACCGAGCGGCCGAAGCCGGCCACCGAGCCGGCCGACCGGCCGCGCAACTTCTCCGTCCCGTACCGGATCACGAACGAGAACGGGTACTTCCGCCAGTTCGGGTACGGGCTGGTCGGCATCTACAAGGCGGACCTGATGCGGCCCGACCTGAAGGGCTTCAGCACCGACATTAACGGCTGGGGCCTTGAGGACGTCAAGTTTCTCGAGAACGTGATCGCACTGAACCAGCGCGGCAATCAGCGGCTGCAAGCGATTGCCGACGGCCGATGGGATCCGTTCGAGCCGGCGGCGAACGGACCGGCATCGTCCACGGTGCCGCCGCCCCCGAGCGAGGAGCTCGCCATCTTCCGTGCGCCCGACCCGTCGCTGGTGCACATCTTCCACCCGATTCATTGTGATACGAGCCTGGATGAGGCCCAGTACAAGATGTGCCTCGGCACCAAGGCGAACACGATCGGCAGCTACGACATGCTGCACGACCGGTTCATCCACAGCCAGCCGCTGCTGATGTTTGCCCGCAGGCAGAGCCAAAGCCGGGGTGGCGGATAG